The DNA region AGACCATATAACAGAGGAAGCATGGTTCCCCTCGTGTCATCCAAATTAGACCatttcgtctttttttttttcctcattctTGTGTGACAGGATGAGAAGAAATATCTAGAAATATCCTTCCTCTCTGCAAGTTTGTTTTGGCTTGAATGTTGATTTATCAATACAAGAGCAGAGGAGCCGTGGGATGTTTTTGAATTATGTGACAGAAGGATGATTTGGAGGTGAACTAATTAAAACCTTTTTGTTGAAATTAGACCtatagtttaatttttaatgggGCATTTGAAATCCTATGTACAGATTTTAATGTGGCGAAGTTTGATGTGAACTAAAATCTATCATTTGGTGGGTTACATGCTGTTGATCAATTACATCAAGCTTagcttaaattgataaaataaaaacatttaatcAGCTTGGTCAGCttggttagagagagagaatattactattatttagTTAGGCACCAACATAAGCATTGAAATCCTGGATAGTACAAAACctatgagagagagacagagagagggaaCGAAGAGTGTTCGGCTGTGAATGGGCATGTTACTGTATTATTTGGTTAGGCACCAAGCATAAACATTTGAAATCTTAAAGGATAGTACAAAgcctcagagagagagagagagagagggttcaTGAATgaatattactattatttagTTGAGCACCAACATAAACATTTGAAATCCTGGATGGTACAAAACCTCCTCCCcacctttgtttctttttttttcttttgtggttATTTTTCAGTGGAGGACTCTAGAAAAATCTCAATAGAAAGACAAACAAGCACACATTTGGCTCAATTCCAATGTGGGCTTTTGGCTCTTTAGGGGTACTACAATATTGCAAAACATAACCAAAATAAATTAGAAGAAGATAAAAGGGTTATGTTGCATAGTTGCATTCAATCAAAGATCAACACTTTGGAAGATCTGCCGGTGGAGGAGGCAGCTTCTGATTGGGGAGCTTCCCATCTTGCACAATCCAGGCCATTCTTAAACCCCAGCTCAGATGGACATCGAAGTGGCAATGCATCAACCAAACCCCTGCtcaatcatcatcataacaatttcatcaaacaccttCTACATCAGGCAGAATGCATGCATTTCTATATAACTATTACCTTTTGCATCCTCACCAAATGGTTGGTTAGTGCATTATACCAACTTGAAATTAGGTAAATTAAACTCAGtgtaataataatgaaaagacattaataaaatacattaatatgttaaagtaatcattaaatgattaaatttatcgattcctatcagcttaagtttttgggataactggtaatttaacataatatcagtTAAATCaccctccatttaaattaaatattacacgtaTTGAGCTACAtctattaaaagaaagtttgaatCCACATGTGAAGggaagtgttaaaataatgattaattgattaaatttatttcttcctatcagcttaagtttttggaataactagtaatttaacataatatattCACCTGGGTTGTCTGCAAGGAACCGAATGGCAACCCAACCACCGGAAGGCACACCAACAGTATTTCTTTCAGCAGGGTCAACAACGTTAAAGTTGGCAGGATCCTTGTTGGGATTAAAGTTTCCGAAACCTTGGCCGACAACATAAAAGTTGAAGCCATGAAGATGGAGCGGATGGCTCTCAGCACCCAAAATGCTTGTGTCCTGCAACACTACTTCAACGCTAGTATTATATGGTAGAACTATTGCTTTGGTTCCATTGCTCACAACTGTATTGTTGGGTGGAGTGCCGGTGTAGTTGAATGGTTGTAGGGGAACACTTGGAAAATCAGTGGTGTAAATCCCATTAGATTTCCCGAAGAAATGTGCTTGGAGGAGTGCTGTTGTGGGGAGGATAAAGGAGATATTGTTAATTGAAGCTGCAAATTTTGAGCTGTTGTTAGgcccttggcaggtttggtttTTGGGGCACGGGTTGCTTCCTAGGCCTACAGTGAAAAAAAACCGCTTTTGGACCGTTTGGGGCACGTTGGCAGGGAATTTAGCGGTGgccaaacttttaaattttcttgTAAAATTCATGACGAAGGAAGTGGCATTGAGGGCGGGGAGAGCTGGTTTGAAATGTGGACGCTTGTTGAAAGCCGACGTGGAATTGTCGTACTCAAGAATGCCGGCAACCGTGGAATTGTCAAAGGTTCCTAAGCCGGTGAAATATGGTCGAGCTAACATGAAGAATGTGGCGTTGGGGTCGTGGGGTTTTGTCTTCAGAAGAACGTTGGTGGTCTGTCCTGGTGTGATGACCAATACATTGGTCGTGAAAGGCTTCACGTAAATTGCATCTGCTTCAACAATGGTTAGGCTGTGGTTTGCTATGCTGAAAAAGAGCTCGTCATTGAGTGCAGCGTTAATCAAACGGAGGAGATATGTCTTCCCCGGCTTTACCTTCAGCCGGAACGTATCTACAAACCATAAAATTGTTGGCTAATTTTCAGTGTTACATCATCTCATTTGTATGACAGGCGTATAGTATTATCTCAATCATAAAGTAGGTACCTTTTTTAGAACAATTGTACAATGGTCCAGGAAGTCCATTAATTGTGTAGGCATCAGAGACATTTGGGCCGGCTCCGGTCTGAAGAGCTTGCTTAATTACTGCCTCTGGATCAACATTCCACCACTCTCCTATAATTATAGCCATATAGTTTGATCATGTTCAATTTGCATATCATAGAAGATAAATTCTACGtctaaaaaattgtgttttttttttagttaccaAATATGATGGGGACTTCCTTGTAGGGTTTGAGAAATGGGTATGATGCATTTTGCTTAGGGAGGATGATGAGGGGTCCGTAGACAGTAGCTCTTAGCCATGAGATGTGGGCATGCCAGAAAAGAGTTCCTCTTTGGCCAACAATGGTGAAGTTGTACACAAAACTCTGCCCAGTTTGAATAGGGCATTGGGTTATATATGATGGCCCATCAAACCATCCGCTCTGTAGCTGTCTGATTCCATGCCTATATTTTTGTCATCCACCATTCAACACAAGTATTAGGAGTTTGTGAAATTATTTCAACACATTAAATATCAAGGAAacttaaacatatatataccacaCACATAATATGAAAACGTTTGGCAATAAAGTTATTTATAAACTGATATGACGGTccataattaatgaaataattaaacgAAAAAATTGACttcaaattataaattatttccCTAATTATGAATTTTCccatgacaatttttttttttcagtctaCCTAGAAAGCTGTACATGGTATCGTACCAGTGGATGGAAATGTTGTTTGGAACATGATTGACCACCTTAACAACCAGTCTGTCTCCCTCTCTAGCAATAATTCGAGGGCCAGGGAATTTCCCATTGACTGTCACCAGGCTCTTTGTGTGGCACAATCGGGTGACATTTTGTAACCTTatctgaaaacaaaaaacaataaccAAGTAATCAATACTTAATAAAATCATGTTTTATATAAAcatgtaaacaaaaaaacaaaaacaaaaaagctgaAAGAGGTGGAAAAGTACATCAAACTTGTAGTGCCTTGTAACGCCTGCATGCTTTGCTTTAGCAACGGCAACGTCAGGAAAGAGGCAGAGAAAGGCAATGGCAAAGAGAAAAGCCACAACAACTGCCGGTGATGAAGGAAGAGAAGCACCCATTTTTGAGTTTCAAATGCTTTACTTCTATAATTGGTGGAAAGACAATAAGAGAGAAAGGATGAGCTGATCGATCCGCAGTGTGATTCATGAAAGCATGTGAAGGCTGGTTTATATAGATGATGATCATCATATATGACAGTCGTTACGTGCATTTTGGTTGATTAGGTAAtcaaagttttaagtttttgaaaaaacaagagAATTGTACCAACTGTTGTTGGCCCCGTCTGGTCATCTTCACTGTGGATCCTCACCTGGAGTGTCattaaagttaatttatttttttcctttttttctttttaatcatttttaccCCCCGCCCCTAGTTAATTACCTCATAGCTAGGACATTAATGCATTAGGTGCTAGCGGTTTGATTATTCTATTAACATTTCTTTGGAAAATATTCattgtttatttcttaaagaaaaagaaaaaaaaaaaaaaaaaaaaagggaaaagagaatATCTAGAAGACAAAGAGAACTCTAAAATTAATGCTAGCCTTTTTGTAGTTAAATGGTATGAGCTTTTGggattggaagaaaaagaaaaaaatattctagaaaaaaaatttgccaaaatatttatcaatggagtattagttaattaaaaggACTTAATGAATCAATATAGCTAGCCATTTTCAAAGTTATAGTCCATGATATCTCTGTCTCTATATATGTACTTCGTCAACACATTTCTAATCTGAAAGGGAAAGAGCCCATCCAAAACCCCAACGGTTATATTGGTGACCCGGTACAAATTAATCAAAGGATTACCGTCTTCCCAAGTCACCCACACTCCTTTTGAAGTGATTTCAAGGCTCATGTTCTTTATCTCATTTTCATGGAATTGAAGACTCAAATGGGGTATGCCTGGTTGGTGACCATGGCTCCTATTGGAACAGTGGCTTAAATTTAGGAAATTGTTTGAAAGAGAAGGACATTTGACCCGATCGACTTTCTCTTTAGCAAGAAAACCAATAATGATGGGGGGTTTAGGTTGTTGTTAGTTTCTTAACAAAAATAACCAAACGAATCGCTGAGGCTagcttgatgatgaagttgAATCAACCGGGCAgcaatatttcctttttttaatcaaaacgGGCTTCTGAAGGATTTTACTTCATGGCCAAACAAATTTACTTAACTGAGTATCAACCTCTACCCACATATGTAGTTGTACCAACTACTCTCCTTTTGGGTTACTCCTATCTCTACGATCTACCCCTCTTACCTGCAATACAAATACAATACATCAACTACtacgaatatatatattattatataagcaATTCATGTGCGTCTCGAACGGGTtacatttgttaaaatttttgttttttgtcggcttaagcttttaagacatTTAATGATGGTTTAACAAACCCAAAATATAAATTCGTACCATTTTCACTTTATGTCGCATAAGaacattttttcaaacgaaAACCAAAAACAACGACCATATATCTGaaatacattaataaacatACCCTATATAGTTCTTGATGAAGCTGAAATCATCAcataaaagttaaaacattGTGTATTTATTATTGGGAAATAACCcatgaaattaattaagcacATACCTGTTAAATATATAGTAGTATGATTGTTGAAGCTCGAAAGCAGGAATTTGTAATCTCAAGGCAGATAGTAAGGAAGAGTAATAGGTGAATTGTGTCCACACAAAGCTAGCTAGTTTTAAGTTTTATGACACATTTCCTTTTTATGAGAATTAGgagctctatatatatagcataccACAAGAGGTCTTTAGCCATGCATGACAACCTCTTTTTCAGGAAACTGAAACCTTATCCTTATCTTACTGCtgtctgttttttctttttcttccgaGCTTATCCTTAAGATAATGAAAAACCAAATCAACTTATCAGGTATCTTGTAACAAAATCGAACGTCTACTGTCTACATATGCATGCATTTATAGTCCATGAGTAAAAACGGAAAGGAACATTTAATGCTTTCCCCTCTGGCGCCTTTAATACCCGAATCTTGTTgatccttttttgttttctcaccGAAAaagattctctctatttcttttaGATGGCCACTCAACTGACACACGATTCTTGTGAGCGAAATCGTGAATTTGGAGTTTATCTGAAATAAGTCACAAAGTGACTTTGTCTTGaaagggtttaaaaaaaaaaaaaaaagacagattCATGTGCGACCGGCGGGGAATTCAAGCTCATAGCTAGAGAGAGGGAATAAAGGTCTTTTATTTTAGTGACAATGATGCATTGTAATGAAACATCTATATGTGGAAATACTTTAACATAtgggtcttttttatttttttatttctagaAGTGCATGCTTCCTATTCAAATCTTAttgaaacctttttttcttttttctttttgaaaatccTATTGAAATCTTGTGCAACTACTATTGTAAGTAATGTAGATTAATAAGGATGTCGATCTTCCTCTATGGTTGGTTTTGTTGAGCCCGGCATAGTTTGCCTGAGTGAGATAGTCAAATTAAGGAGTTGACAGCTCGGAGAAATCACCAAACCGACCATGACATAACTTCGGGTAAGCACTAATTATCAGAATTAAAAAAGATGTTGATTCTTTACTTTGGTTTGCAGGGAAGG from Corylus avellana chromosome ca10, CavTom2PMs-1.0 includes:
- the LOC132163568 gene encoding laccase-2-like — translated: MGASLPSSPAVVVAFLFAIAFLCLFPDVAVAKAKHAGVTRHYKFDIRLQNVTRLCHTKSLVTVNGKFPGPRIIAREGDRLVVKVVNHVPNNISIHWHGIRQLQSGWFDGPSYITQCPIQTGQSFVYNFTIVGQRGTLFWHAHISWLRATVYGPLIILPKQNASYPFLKPYKEVPIIFGEWWNVDPEAVIKQALQTGAGPNVSDAYTINGLPGPLYNCSKKDTFRLKVKPGKTYLLRLINAALNDELFFSIANHSLTIVEADAIYVKPFTTNVLVITPGQTTNVLLKTKPHDPNATFFMLARPYFTGLGTFDNSTVAGILEYDNSTSAFNKRPHFKPALPALNATSFVMNFTRKFKSLATAKFPANVPQTVQKRFFFTVGLGSNPCPKNQTCQGPNNSSKFAASINNISFILPTTALLQAHFFGKSNGIYTTDFPSVPLQPFNYTGTPPNNTVVSNGTKAIVLPYNTSVEVVLQDTSILGAESHPLHLHGFNFYVVGQGFGNFNPNKDPANFNVVDPAERNTVGVPSGGWVAIRFLADNPGVWLMHCHFDVHLSWGLRMAWIVQDGKLPNQKLPPPPADLPKC